The following nucleotide sequence is from Borrelia puertoricensis.
CATTCCACCAAGCCATCTATTGTTAACATAAGGCATATCACTTCTTCTGGCTTCTTGTTCAATTATCTCACTTGCCTGCTTTTTAGTACCAACAAACAAGACCTTTTTACCACTTTTTATAACACTTTGAACAAGTTCATAAGAATCTTTAATACCTTGCAAAGTTTTTTGCAAATCCAAAATATGAATTTCATTTCTCTCTGAAAAGATAAACCTCTTCATTCTTGGATCAAGCCTTTTTACCTGATGTCCAAAATGAACTCCGGCCTCTAAAAGACTTTTCATAGTAATAACTGCCAAAATGACCTCCTAAATCCTTCGCTTTTACTCACTACTTACTTATATAGTGGAAATTACGTTTTCTCTAATAAGAATATCATAAAACAAACCAATTGGTAAGCCTATAATATTTGAATAACTACCATTAATATATTCAATCAAGATATCTGCAACACCATTTTTCAAACTTATACCCCCAGCTTTATCTTTCCAATGACCAAGTGAAATATAATGATAAACAATATCTGGTGTTAATTCCCTAAATTTAATAAATGAAACCTCACAGGCTTTAACTATTTTCTCTCTTCCTGGAATAAACACACAAAAACTAGTCTCAACCTCAATAAGCTTATGACTATATCCCATTATCTTACTAAAAGCTTCCTTTTCATCACTTAGTTTTCCAACATAAATCGAATCATTCTTTAACAAAGTATCAACAGTAATTAAACATTTATCCTTGCCATATTTCTCAATAGCATTAGTAAGTTTAAGAACCGCTATCCTCTTTGTAATACCAAATTCACCTGATTTCATTATTGAACCTTCATCAATATCAACACTAAGGGATAAAAATTTAATTTTCAAAGCCTCTAAAAACTCTGCTCTAGCAAAAGAATTTGATACAAGTGCAAGCTCAAAATTTTCTTTATAAATCATTTTTACTTCTCTCAGCAAATCCTAATAAAGATATCAAAATTATTG
It contains:
- a CDS encoding Maf family protein — protein: MLREVKMIYKENFELALVSNSFARAEFLEALKIKFLSLSVDIDEGSIMKSGEFGITKRIAVLKLTNAIEKYGKDKCLITVDTLLKNDSIYVGKLSDEKEAFSKIMGYSHKLIEVETSFCVFIPGREKIVKACEVSFIKFRELTPDIVYHYISLGHWKDKAGGISLKNGVADILIEYINGSYSNIIGLPIGLFYDILIRENVISTI